In a genomic window of Oncorhynchus gorbuscha isolate QuinsamMale2020 ecotype Even-year unplaced genomic scaffold, OgorEven_v1.0 Un_scaffold_635, whole genome shotgun sequence:
- the LOC124019603 gene encoding transcription factor Sox-9-A-like isoform X2 translates to MNLLDPFLKMTDEQEKCFSDAPSPSMSEDSVGSPCPSGSGSDTENTRPSDNHLLLGPDGVLGEFKKADQDKFPVCIRDAVSQVLKGYDWTLVPMPVRLNGSSKNKPHVKRPMNAFMVWAQAARRKLADQYPHLHNAELSKTLGKLWRLLNEGEKRPFVEEAERLRVQHKKDHPDYKYQPRRRKSVKNGQSEPEDGEQTHISSGDIFKALQQADSPASSMGEVHSPSQHSGQSQGPPTPPTTPKTDLAVGKADLKREGRPLQEGTGRQLNIDFRDVDIGELSSDVISNIEAFDVHEFDQYLPPHGHPGMPGINGAQTSYTGSYRGISSSSIGQVGAGGHGWMSKQQQQQPISILSGGGGTGGEQGQSQGRTTQIKTEQLSPSHYSEQQGSPPQHVTYGSFNLQHYSASSYPSITRTQYDYSDHQGGANSYYSHAGAQGSGLYSFSSYMSPSQRPMYTPIADPTGVPSVPTQTHSPQHWEQQPVYTQLSRP, encoded by the exons ATGAATCTACTCGACCCCTTCCTGAAGATGACAGACGAACAGGAGAAGTGTTTCTCTGACGCTCCAAGCCCCAGCATGTCTGAGGATTCGGTCGGCTCGCCGTGCCCGTCTGGCTCCGGTTCGGACACCGAGAATACCAGGCCGTCCGATAATCATCTCTTACTGGGTCCAGACGGCGTGCTCGGCGAGTTCAAGAAGGCTGACCAAGACAAGTTCCCTGTATGTATCAGAGATGCGGTGTCTCAGGTGCTAAAGGGTTACGACTGGACCTTGGTGCCCATGCCCGTCCGACTGAACGGCTCCAGCAAAAACAAGCCCCATGTCAAGAGACCCATGAACGCGTTCATGGTGTGGGCTCAGGCCGCCCGGAGGAAACTGGCGGACCAGTACCCACATCTCCACAATGCAGAACTCAGCAAAACCCTGGGAAAACTCTGGCG ATTACTCAACGAAGGCGAGAAGCGCCCGTTCGTAGAGGAGGCTGAACGCTTGAGGGTGCAGCACAAGAAAGATCACCCCGACTACAAGTACCAGCCCAGAAGGAGAAAATCCGTGAAGAACGGGCAGAGCGAGCCAGAGGACGGCGAACAAACCCACATCTCTTCCGGTGACATCTTTAAAGCTCTCCAGCAAGCGGACTCGCCCGCGTCCAGCATGGGCGAAGTGCATTCTCCCAGTCAACATTCAG GCCAGTCCCAGGGCCCACCTACACCACCGACCACCCCCAAAACAGACCTGGCTGTGGGCAAGGCCGACCTGAAGCGTGAGGGCCGCCCCCTGCAAGAGGGCACGGGCCGCCAGCTCAACATCGACTTCCGAGACGTGGATATCGGCGAGCTGAGCAGCGACGTCATCTCCAACATCGAGGCCTTCGATGTCCATGAGTTCGACCAGTACTTACCGCCCCACGGGCACCCCGGCATGCCCGGCATCAACGGCGCCCAGACAAGCTACACGGGCAGCTACCGTGGCATCAGCTCCAGCTCCATTGGCCAGGTGGGTGCTGGAGGCCATGGCTGGATGtccaagcagcagcagcagcagcccatCTCCATCctgagtggaggtggaggtactGGGGGAGAGCAAGGCCAGAGCCAGGGGAGAACCACTCAGATCAAGACGGAGCAGCTGAGCCCCAGTCACTACAGTGAGCAGCAGGGCTCCCCTCCCCAGCATGTCACCTATGGTTCATTCAACCTGCAGCACTACAGCGCCTCATCCTACCCCTCCATTACCCGCACCCAGTATGACTATTCTGATCACCAGGGTGGCGCCAACTCTTATTATAGCCATGCAGGTGCCCAAGGCTCAGGGCTCTATTCCTTCAGCAGCTATATGAGCCCCAGCCAGAGGCCCATGTATACCCCCATCGCCGACCCCACCGGAGTGCCCTCGGTGCCCACCCAGACCCACAGTCCGCAGCACTGGGAGCAGCAGCCTGTCTACAcacagctctccaggccctga
- the LOC124019603 gene encoding transcription factor Sox-9-A-like isoform X1, translating into MNLLDPFLKMTDEQEKCFSDAPSPSMSEDSVGSPCPSGSGSDTENTRPSDNHLLLGPDGVLGEFKKADQDKFPVCIRDAVSQVLKGYDWTLVPMPVRLNGSSKNKPHVKRPMNAFMVWAQAARRKLADQYPHLHNAELSKTLGKLWRLLNEGEKRPFVEEAERLRVQHKKDHPDYKYQPRRRKSVKNGQSEPEDGEQTHISSGDIFKALQQADSPASSMGEVHSPSQHSAGQSQGPPTPPTTPKTDLAVGKADLKREGRPLQEGTGRQLNIDFRDVDIGELSSDVISNIEAFDVHEFDQYLPPHGHPGMPGINGAQTSYTGSYRGISSSSIGQVGAGGHGWMSKQQQQQPISILSGGGGTGGEQGQSQGRTTQIKTEQLSPSHYSEQQGSPPQHVTYGSFNLQHYSASSYPSITRTQYDYSDHQGGANSYYSHAGAQGSGLYSFSSYMSPSQRPMYTPIADPTGVPSVPTQTHSPQHWEQQPVYTQLSRP; encoded by the exons ATGAATCTACTCGACCCCTTCCTGAAGATGACAGACGAACAGGAGAAGTGTTTCTCTGACGCTCCAAGCCCCAGCATGTCTGAGGATTCGGTCGGCTCGCCGTGCCCGTCTGGCTCCGGTTCGGACACCGAGAATACCAGGCCGTCCGATAATCATCTCTTACTGGGTCCAGACGGCGTGCTCGGCGAGTTCAAGAAGGCTGACCAAGACAAGTTCCCTGTATGTATCAGAGATGCGGTGTCTCAGGTGCTAAAGGGTTACGACTGGACCTTGGTGCCCATGCCCGTCCGACTGAACGGCTCCAGCAAAAACAAGCCCCATGTCAAGAGACCCATGAACGCGTTCATGGTGTGGGCTCAGGCCGCCCGGAGGAAACTGGCGGACCAGTACCCACATCTCCACAATGCAGAACTCAGCAAAACCCTGGGAAAACTCTGGCG ATTACTCAACGAAGGCGAGAAGCGCCCGTTCGTAGAGGAGGCTGAACGCTTGAGGGTGCAGCACAAGAAAGATCACCCCGACTACAAGTACCAGCCCAGAAGGAGAAAATCCGTGAAGAACGGGCAGAGCGAGCCAGAGGACGGCGAACAAACCCACATCTCTTCCGGTGACATCTTTAAAGCTCTCCAGCAAGCGGACTCGCCCGCGTCCAGCATGGGCGAAGTGCATTCTCCCAGTCAACATTCAG CAGGCCAGTCCCAGGGCCCACCTACACCACCGACCACCCCCAAAACAGACCTGGCTGTGGGCAAGGCCGACCTGAAGCGTGAGGGCCGCCCCCTGCAAGAGGGCACGGGCCGCCAGCTCAACATCGACTTCCGAGACGTGGATATCGGCGAGCTGAGCAGCGACGTCATCTCCAACATCGAGGCCTTCGATGTCCATGAGTTCGACCAGTACTTACCGCCCCACGGGCACCCCGGCATGCCCGGCATCAACGGCGCCCAGACAAGCTACACGGGCAGCTACCGTGGCATCAGCTCCAGCTCCATTGGCCAGGTGGGTGCTGGAGGCCATGGCTGGATGtccaagcagcagcagcagcagcccatCTCCATCctgagtggaggtggaggtactGGGGGAGAGCAAGGCCAGAGCCAGGGGAGAACCACTCAGATCAAGACGGAGCAGCTGAGCCCCAGTCACTACAGTGAGCAGCAGGGCTCCCCTCCCCAGCATGTCACCTATGGTTCATTCAACCTGCAGCACTACAGCGCCTCATCCTACCCCTCCATTACCCGCACCCAGTATGACTATTCTGATCACCAGGGTGGCGCCAACTCTTATTATAGCCATGCAGGTGCCCAAGGCTCAGGGCTCTATTCCTTCAGCAGCTATATGAGCCCCAGCCAGAGGCCCATGTATACCCCCATCGCCGACCCCACCGGAGTGCCCTCGGTGCCCACCCAGACCCACAGTCCGCAGCACTGGGAGCAGCAGCCTGTCTACAcacagctctccaggccctga